The Streptomyces sp. NBC_01439 genome contains the following window.
GGATCCGTTGCCGAGCGACCCCGCAGGGGCTACGCGTCGGGGCGGACCACTGCCTTGATCGGCATTGAGCCCGCGCCCGCCAGCGTCACGTTCCGGCCGGGGCGCGGGGCGTGGACCATCGCGCCGTCGCCGACGTACATGCCGACGTGGGTCGCGTCGTCGAAGTAGATGATCAGGTCGCCCGGGCGCATGTCCTTCAGCGCGACCTTCGGCAGCAGCCGCAGCTGCTCCTGCGAGGTGCGCGGGATGCCGCGGCCCGCCGCCAGCCAGGCCTGGGAGGTCAGCCCGGAGCAGTCGAAGGACGCCGGACCCACGGCGCCCCACTTGTACGGCTTGCCGATCTGGGCGGTGGCAAACTGCACGGCCCGCTTGCCCGCATCCGTGGCCGTGCCCTTGACGTCCTTCATCGCGCCCGTCGACAACCACGCCGTCTGGGCCTTGTACTGGGCTTCCTGCTCCAGCTGGATCAGCCGGGCCTTCTCCTCGGCCTCCAGCTTGCTCTCCAGCTCCTCCGCAGCCTTGATCTTCTCCTCGATCTGCTTCTTGGAGTCCTCCGACTTGACCCGGTTGGCCTCCAGGGTGGCCCAGCGCTCGCTCGCCTCCTCGGCGTA
Protein-coding sequences here:
- a CDS encoding NlpC/P60 family protein → MRGLARVPGGTMGAVRRRRGASSLVLLCTMAILTAPGLATGMAHAAPVAPAAPAAPLPEPGGKSLEQVRKEIEELYRQAGTATDAYNLAEAETKAQSNKIVEIANAVVAGKEKIATLKNRAGAAARAQYRAGGMPPGAQLALSDDPNHYLDGAGRLRQGEKATSGMLSELDRTQADLQRYAEEASERWATLEANRVKSEDSKKQIEEKIKAAEELESKLEAEEKARLIQLEQEAQYKAQTAWLSTGAMKDVKGTATDAGKRAVQFATAQIGKPYKWGAVGPASFDCSGLTSQAWLAAGRGIPRTSQEQLRLLPKVALKDMRPGDLIIYFDDATHVGMYVGDGAMVHAPRPGRNVTLAGAGSMPIKAVVRPDA